In Glycine soja cultivar W05 chromosome 10, ASM419377v2, whole genome shotgun sequence, the genomic stretch GCTATATATTAACTCAAAGATATGAGTCAGTGATACTAGAAGAGGTTGCTGTGACTAAACCCCACCCTATTTATGTTGAtcacatgtatatatatttcctCTTAATTGGTCCCCGCCCCTTGACTGAAATCCTTATTTAGAAGGAAAGCAACAAGGTTAGGTACTTCGTTAAATGGGGTTTTGTTAGAAAGAGAGCATTTGGTCATTTGCTATCTTGGTCCAAATGAACCAAGATATGATTGTGACAATAGGGAATTTATTGATTAAGCATAATTTCATAAATGAACTTTGAATATCAGGAAAATAACACTGTCGGGAGGCCTGTCTTTTTCTCTCATGTAATTATACTATATGCGTTCTTTCCTTTCTCCAGTATCCCCGCAAGGGCAAGTTTGTGGTTTCTGCTATGCAAGTTAGAGATTTTGTTATCAGAAGAAAATAAAACGAATCatgtaaacaaaataattaaatttttctcaTGACTCACTCAGTCACTTTAactgttttaaaaatttcttcatCTAACTTTTTTCGTAATAGTGTAcatgttaattttaacttacaaaaaataattatatataaatctatgaaattatttaacttattttacctttttattaatttttttatcctgcATGTCGATCCGAGAGGCTTAAGGACACGTTTTAGCTGAAAACCATTTATGATGGCTTAATTGATTACCCTTTAAAGTAAACCCGACTTCGtgagattaattaattagaagaaGCATCGCAACAACACAAGATTCAAGTCAATTAACTTGAGGCGCATGGCGACATGGTGCACATGGGTTCAGTTTGATCTTTCAAATGACATCGCAACAAACAAGTTCCAGATCTAGCTTGACACCAAAACTGCAGAGCATAACTCTTAAAACTCTGACATAATAGCATTCTATCGACTATCAGCTCACTTTGACTTCAGCTGCGTTTGAATCTACCTCAACTGTATGaagtataatttaatatatcctCATATCAATAGTCACTTCTAGATTATTAATAATTCGTTGACACTGCTCACTACTATAttggtttcttttttataaaaaatgtttaattatcaattaagaTTTATAAGATAGctctaattattatattttcagtTTTACTCATACCAAAAATAGAGGGAGaaacattaatatataatatgccaaagtaataaataaatgaaataaaagacttattaaaaaattaaaaaaattaagataaacaaaaattttaactatttttcttaatttgtgtaCTATAAACAATActttaagtaaaaagaaatgGAGAGAATATATTATCACGAGGagtgttaaaaattaaatgaaattattttaaacttccaaaccaatataaacaaaaagtaaaaaattaaataaattttggtcaaataaataactgaaaaaatgaaagaaaagaaagcccccttttttttagttagaattGGTTTTTAGTTTATATTGTTAGAACCCATCTGAAGCAAATTAAGTTACACCTGTTATTTTCAAAAACACATCAAAACTCTCAAGTATAGTTATTAGATGCTACATAATGTTAATCTATTTTATTAGTAATGaaagtaaaaacaaatttaagagtcatataaaataaattcaaagaaTTGAATAATCGATCTAAATCACAGGTGATGTAACATAGATATGGCATCGACAAGTGAAGTACTTATACCAAGATGTGTgggtaaaagtaaaaatatttaacttgaAGTTGCATGTGGTTTTAATGACGCATCATtcccccattttttttttaccatgctTTATAGGCTGCTAGTAATGACAAGTAGCGGGGGTTGGCGGACCACAATGTAGTGTTCATTTGATACGAAGGATATGTTTTGGAATCTGAGGAAAAAGTCACACATTTGCTTAAACAAACAACCAGGAGCAATTAATTTAGGTACTTTCTCTTCTTCATTCGGCGGTTGCTTTAATCTTTGTAGAGGTGGTAGAAAACCACATTTATGAACTATCAATGTGCTCTCTTAGCTTCATTTCACACTCGAGAAATCGTTAGATCAACATCTCAGATCAGACCTTATATATAGCCCTTCCCACACCACACCAGTGTCACACTGAGAGATCCATATAAAGTACTAATATAATCACCACTAAAGTCTTGCAACAATTAATATCCATCCAAAACCATGGCTAGTTGTTTAGTGTGTTGTATCATAGTGACAAGCTTGTTTATGTCTCTAAGTTTTGCTTCTGCTCAACAAGGGAGGGCTTTCTTCGTTTTTGGCGATTCACTCGTGGACAGTGGCAACAATGATTTCTTGGCTACCACTGCACGAGCAGATGCCCCTCCTTATGGCATTGACTTCCCAACACACAGACCCACTGGACGCTTCTCTAACGGCCTTAACATCCCCGACATAATCAGTATGACTTTGTGACATGTTAGAAAATTAGTAGAATGGATTAGTGACTAAATTTAGTGACGAAAAATTGTTTATTCCTCGCTAACTCTAAAATCACTAAATTTAGtgacatttttaaatataaaaaaattacatataaatttttcagtcactaattttaatttttatacaagtTATAACAATGCTTGTTTGCTTCTagtctcccatttgcatgcatGCATGGCTGAAAGTAATTAGTTTCATGTTATGTTGTGACAGGTGAGAACCTTGGCTTGGAGCCTACTCTGCCGTATTTGAGTCCTCTGCTTGTCGGAGAGAGGCTCCTAGTTGGTGCAAATTTTGCATCAGCGGGGATTGGAATTCTCAATGATACCGGATTTCAGTTTGTAAGTACAATTACTTAATGttaattttactataaaaaagGTTCAATATACGGGACCAAAGGTAATAGTAGCTTATGCAAATTGTTTTGGCAGCTGAACATCATTCACATCTACAAGCAACTGAAGCTATTCGCACATTACCAGCAAAGGTTGAGTGCACACATTGGTAAGGAGGGAGCTTGGAGGCATGTAAACCAAGCACTAATCCTCATCACACTTGGAGGCAACGATTTTGTGAACAATTATTACCTGGTCCCGTATTCAGTAAGATCTCGCCAGTTTTCTCTCCCAGACTACGTGACCTATATCATATCCGAGTACCGACTAATTTTGAGGGTATTAATTTCCCAATAAATACTATATTTCTTTCACCCATGCATGCCCTTTCATGCGTATATATAGTTCAATTGCTTAGAATTTGACATTGCAGTTTGTTGACGAAATTAAATAGCAGAGATCTTTAGTTTATAGGGTAATAATGATCCTATAAAATTAATGCTCATGGAAATGTAGAAGGGCCCTACATGCCTCAAGTTAGCAAATGAGTGTGACCATGCAGGAGACATAAAAAATTTGGTAGGTGAACCATACTGAAATTGTTTTGATGGGTCTTTGACGGTATTCCTCCAAGGAATCAATAATtcataacataatttataaacaaaaaatgtttttgggTCTAATACATTAATAgcatttttttgataaaagcCTTTTCTATTCAATTTCCTAACCAGTAtctcaaaaatattaatatacttATTAGCATTTGCAATTTTGTTTGTTGCATTGACATCGATCTTACCCAATGTTGGTTTGATACACGTATAAATTCATTACATCCTTAATGCATGCATATACTTAACGAGTGCAGAGGCTGTATGATTTGGGAGGTCGTAGGGTTCTTGTAACGGGGACGGGACCAATGGGGTGTGTGCCAGCAGAGTTAGCTTTGAGAAGCCGAAATGGTGAGTGTGACGTGGAACTCCAGAGAGCTGCGTCCTTGTTTAATCCACAACTTGTTGAAATGGTCAAAGGACTCAATCAAGAGATTGGCGCTCACGTCTTCATTGCTGTAAATGCATATGAAATGCACATGGATTTCGTTACCAACCCTCAAGATTTTGGTACGTACGTGCactattatttcatttcatttagttTTTAGGACAGAAATTAAGAAAGCATATTAAACTTTTACTATGGACTTGGGCCAACAGGATTTGTTACATCAAAGATAGCTTGTTGTGGGCAAGGCCCGTTTAATGGGGTTGGACTCTGCACAGCCCTTTCCAACTTGTGTCCAAATAGAGACCTATACGCGTTTTGGGATCCATTTCACCCATCGGAGAAAGCTAACCGAATCATAGTCCAACAGATGATGACTGGCTCTGACCAGTACATGCACCCCATGAATCTTAGCACCATCATGGCCCTAGATTCCAGGGTTTGATTGATACATTATGCAACAGGATAAGTGTGAAGCCATATTCTAAATATGTGCCCTCCCTAAGTTTTGTTATCTGTTGATGAATCCTCTAGCTAGTGTCATTTGTGGTTTCGAAAATGTAGTATTCTTTTGATTGCATCGTTGTGAGAATTTTTGTGTGTAGTGGAGAATGGTAGTAGTAATTGTGATCATGGCTCTCAACTTTATGTGCTTCCTAAAAATTTAGAAATCTATGattagaatgtatttttaatgGATAATGCGCGTGATGAACATAACGATCATAGTCGAAGTCCTTCTCAATTCTGATTATTCAATAATGCAATTATAGTCTCATACGTACGCAAGTCAATAAGTTAAAACCAATTGCAGTCGAGATATTTCCTATTAAGTATTATGGTAGGCATATCCTCTTAGAAATTGAGAATGGATTGGGTAGTCAAGGTGGATTCAAACACTTTGTCTAAACATGAAGATGCATTAGATGATAATTCAATAACTCAAAGGACGAGATTTGCATTAGAGTTGACCTCACGAGAACAATAGTATAAAAGTTTGaattaaacaacaaaatatatCACTCCATTGGATTTGCTTTAATTGTGATGCTTATGACCATATAAGCAAGAGCAAATGCATAGTTTTTAACCTGGAAGAGGTGATCGAGTTTCATGAAAGGGGCAATAAGTCTCATAATTTTAGAAGTTCGTCTTAAACTCAATCTATATCCAGACTTTAGTATCCCACTAAGACTTTCACCAACAAAAACATTGTTATAAGTAGTATTATTTAACCAAAGCCTCTTGAGCTCAAACACAAGTATTCTTTAACTTGTTTCTCCAAGCAACTACGTATTCTTTACACACAAAGTCAGCCTCTTTAAGCTTCTACCATTTTTCACTAAGTAAAGGTTAAGGGTAAGGTTCATTAACTATATTGTATTCACAAGACAAGTATTTTCTCTAGCTACTTAAAGTGTAATAGTCTATTTTATGTTATACAATATTCGTCTatgtagtttatatatatatatatatatgggagaTTATTAAAGTGATTCAGACCACTTTCTTCCTAATGCATATTAAGTGCATCGAAAAAACAAAGACTACAAATTTGATGTTTCTATcgcatattctttttttttttcttcttctatatttccatataaacaaatataaagaCTTAATTAAGTTGGATCCtgcaaaatattaaagaataaaagtaatatttttatatttattatttaaaaggtatgaaatatttttaaaactattattatgttggataattgtatttttatttaataataattttttttccgaaACCCTTACTTAATGAAGTAGCACTTTCATATTAGACAGgcattgaaattcttttaacgGTTGATTgtattctttatttatattttatggttAGAAAGTCAACGAATTTTAATGCGACTGGTTTTACTTTCACatttccttttaccaatgtcCCCCTATTTATGTTTGAAGCTATAATTGGCAGGCGGTGGAATATggcaaataaaaagaaaatatgtatctaataggaaaaaaaatggagatatGTAGGTGCAAGTATTTAGACTCATTTAAAATTAACCTAACGTCATGTGTACCAGTACTTCTTCAAGAAATTTTGCCCACTAAGCTATACGAGTCAATTAGCAGGGTAGCtagtaattttatatatagactttttttagtaaaagggtatttttaaacttaatttttcattcgagagtgaattttaaaaaattatccaaagaGATAAGTCACGTGTGTTACAACTtttgagttaaaaattataatatttattacgattttctattttttaaatggtaaaattatttataatttcagttaaattttttttataactttaaagtcataatttttttaaatgttttttttcaaagtttataagttttttacggtttattatttttaacttttataaattttttaaaaaatatttaaatataaaataaataattttaattttacttattaatagtatatttttgtatggttttattttatatgttattaatttattttaatgttttattatttaaaatatgttatatatttttaatattattttatttaaatgtttttatttatttaaaatttagataatttattaataaaaatacataataaaattaaaaatatattattaataagtaaaattaaaattatttattttacatttaaataattttagaaaaatttaaaaattagaaaaaaatgaaccgtaaaaaaattataaactttgaaaaaaacaaaaaacttaaacattaaaaaaaagttttatgataaaaaaaaaaggttttataactttaaagtcctaaaatcaaaataaaaattacttataactttaaaatcgtaaaaaagaaaaattaactgTTACGATCAGTtaaaaaagaagtagaaaatcATGACACT encodes the following:
- the LOC114369266 gene encoding GDSL esterase/lipase At5g33370-like is translated as MASCLVCCIIVTSLFMSLSFASAQQGRAFFVFGDSLVDSGNNDFLATTARADAPPYGIDFPTHRPTGRFSNGLNIPDIISENLGLEPTLPYLSPLLVGERLLVGANFASAGIGILNDTGFQFLNIIHIYKQLKLFAHYQQRLSAHIGKEGAWRHVNQALILITLGGNDFVNNYYLVPYSVRSRQFSLPDYVTYIISEYRLILRRLYDLGGRRVLVTGTGPMGCVPAELALRSRNGECDVELQRAASLFNPQLVEMVKGLNQEIGAHVFIAVNAYEMHMDFVTNPQDFGFVTSKIACCGQGPFNGVGLCTALSNLCPNRDLYAFWDPFHPSEKANRIIVQQMMTGSDQYMHPMNLSTIMALDSRV